From one Planktothrix agardhii NIES-204 genomic stretch:
- a CDS encoding branched chain amino acid aminotransferase has translation METLTEKILIQKTEDSRLSSETLHNIPFGRIFSDHIFIATYNNGTWQDLKIIPYGNLTMAPAMAVLHYGQAVFEGMKAYKSATVETLIFRPDANFRRINQSAHRLCMPPIPESVFMEGLTELIRLDSGWIPESEGSLYIRPLYFANDEFIGLKPSTHYTFIIMSCPVGAYYSEPVKLIVTDKYIRACEGGTGAAKCAGNYAASLLADKEAKALGYDNVIWLDGVHKKYVEECGTMNLAFVINNVVVTPQLTGTILEGITRDSVLKLFRDQGVEVEERLISIEEVAAAHDQGILQEAFGMGTAATIAQVSKIGYQGRDLVLPPISERKYAPSILEQLEAIKTGKAPDPYNWICKI, from the coding sequence ATGGAAACACTAACTGAAAAAATTCTGATTCAAAAAACAGAGGATTCCCGTCTTTCTTCTGAAACTTTACACAATATTCCCTTTGGTCGAATCTTCAGTGACCATATTTTTATTGCTACCTACAATAACGGGACTTGGCAAGACCTTAAAATTATCCCTTATGGTAATTTAACTATGGCTCCAGCCATGGCAGTTCTGCACTATGGTCAGGCTGTTTTTGAAGGGATGAAAGCTTATAAAAGTGCCACGGTCGAAACTTTAATCTTTAGACCCGATGCTAACTTTAGACGGATTAATCAATCGGCTCATCGACTTTGTATGCCCCCGATTCCTGAATCAGTTTTTATGGAAGGATTAACGGAATTAATTCGTTTAGATTCCGGTTGGATTCCTGAATCCGAGGGAAGTTTATATATTCGGCCTTTGTATTTTGCCAACGATGAATTTATTGGTTTAAAACCTTCAACTCACTATACTTTTATTATTATGAGTTGTCCCGTAGGAGCCTATTATTCTGAACCAGTTAAATTAATCGTCACGGATAAATATATTAGAGCCTGTGAAGGGGGAACCGGGGCGGCGAAATGTGCTGGAAATTATGCCGCCAGTTTATTAGCTGATAAAGAAGCTAAAGCCTTGGGTTATGATAATGTGATTTGGCTCGATGGTGTCCACAAAAAATATGTGGAAGAATGCGGAACCATGAATTTAGCATTTGTGATTAATAATGTGGTGGTAACACCTCAATTAACCGGAACCATTTTAGAAGGAATTACCCGTGATAGTGTGTTAAAGTTATTCCGAGATCAAGGGGTAGAAGTGGAAGAACGGTTAATTTCTATCGAAGAAGTGGCAGCAGCCCATGACCAAGGGATTTTACAAGAGGCTTTTGGTATGGGAACGGCGGCTACTATTGCCCAGGTTTCTAAAATTGGATATCAAGGACGGGATTTAGTTTTACCTCCGATTTCTGAACGCAAATATGCCCCATCTATTTTAGAACAATTGGAAGCCATTAAAACTGGTAAAGCACCCGATCCATATAATTGGATTTGTAAAATTTAA
- a CDS encoding hypothetical protein (conserved hypothetical protein) has product MQNRENYSNAIAYFCSPQAIRERCNFIFDLALSNQLQHFIYHPEKLELVANFVLDNITQNYPDLNVPFHSRWRHFEVGNIPRIENLQKQLNGLSQLEQTQAKLDLAIISVLLDAGAGEKWHYQESETGLIWRRSEGLAIASYEMFGQGLFSSNIEYPFQADAQGLMNLTESQLITGFQVNENNYLTGVKGRLELLKKLGETLSNYPHLFGEIHPRPGKLANYFLTQTQNNQLSAVIVLNAILEGLGEIWPGRLTLNQVNLGDVWYYSGLETLDSEYPFVPFHKLSQWLTYSLLEPLQDLGLEIIDLDQLTGLAEYRNGGLILDLGLLELKDNNLSEKLHKPDSNIIIEWRSLTIIILDKIAEILRQKLNLTSQEFPLVKVLQGGTWNAGREIAKQQRFDGSPPLKLESDGTVF; this is encoded by the coding sequence ATGCAGAATCGAGAAAATTATTCAAATGCGATCGCCTATTTTTGTTCTCCTCAAGCAATTCGAGAACGTTGTAATTTTATCTTTGATTTAGCCCTATCCAATCAACTACAACATTTTATTTATCATCCAGAAAAGTTAGAATTAGTGGCTAATTTTGTTTTAGATAATATTACTCAAAACTATCCCGATCTGAATGTCCCTTTCCATTCTCGCTGGCGACATTTTGAAGTCGGTAATATTCCTAGAATTGAAAATTTACAAAAACAATTAAATGGTTTATCCCAGTTAGAACAAACCCAAGCTAAACTCGATTTAGCCATTATTAGTGTGTTACTGGATGCCGGAGCCGGGGAAAAATGGCATTATCAAGAATCAGAAACCGGGTTAATTTGGCGACGTTCTGAGGGGTTAGCAATTGCCAGTTATGAAATGTTTGGTCAGGGTTTATTTTCTAGTAATATTGAATATCCATTTCAAGCCGACGCCCAGGGATTAATGAATTTGACGGAATCCCAATTAATCACCGGATTTCAAGTTAATGAAAATAATTATTTAACCGGAGTAAAAGGTAGATTAGAACTCTTAAAAAAACTCGGTGAAACCCTATCTAATTATCCTCATTTATTTGGAGAAATTCATCCTCGACCTGGGAAATTAGCGAATTATTTTTTAACCCAAACCCAAAACAATCAACTCAGTGCTGTGATTGTTTTAAACGCTATTTTAGAAGGATTAGGAGAAATTTGGCCGGGACGATTAACTTTAAATCAAGTCAATTTAGGAGATGTTTGGTATTATTCAGGGTTAGAAACCCTAGACTCAGAATATCCCTTTGTTCCTTTCCATAAATTATCCCAATGGTTAACCTATTCCTTACTTGAACCTTTACAGGATTTAGGATTAGAAATTATTGATTTAGATCAATTAACTGGATTAGCAGAATATCGCAACGGGGGATTAATTTTAGATTTGGGATTATTGGAATTAAAAGATAATAATTTATCAGAAAAACTACACAAACCCGATTCTAATATAATTATAGAATGGCGATCGCTCACGATTATTATACTCGATAAAATTGCGGAAATCCTTCGCCAAAAATTAAATCTTACCTCCCAGGAATTTCCCCTAGTTAAAGTCTTACAAGGAGGTACCTGGAATGCTGGACGAGAAATTGCTAAACAACAACGTTTTGATGGTTCTCCTCCCCTAAAATTAGAGAGTGATGGCACTGTATTTTAA
- a CDS encoding phosphoribosylglycinamide formyltransferase, translating to MDKKMTKIDPTSCLISPAIPSPLFVEGSPVKIGVLASGSGTNFEAIAQAIKDQQLNAKIQVLIYNNPDAKVIERAERFGVKTILLNHRNYKKREDLDQEIVQTLKEHDVDWIVFAGWMRIVTQVLVDAFPHKIINLHPSLLPSFPGIRGVEQALEAQVKITGCSVHLVELEVDRGPILMQAAVPILPDDTPETLHARIQIQEHKILIGAISLVSQWQNAIN from the coding sequence ATGGATAAGAAAATGACCAAAATTGACCCCACCTCCTGTTTAATTTCTCCCGCGATTCCCTCGCCTTTATTTGTAGAGGGATCTCCGGTAAAAATTGGAGTTTTAGCATCTGGAAGTGGCACGAACTTTGAGGCGATCGCACAAGCCATAAAAGATCAACAACTCAATGCCAAAATTCAGGTTTTAATTTATAATAACCCCGATGCTAAAGTCATAGAACGGGCGGAAAGGTTCGGAGTCAAAACCATTCTTTTAAACCATCGTAATTATAAAAAACGGGAAGATTTAGATCAAGAAATTGTTCAAACTTTAAAAGAACATGATGTGGATTGGATTGTTTTTGCTGGATGGATGCGAATTGTTACGCAAGTTTTAGTGGATGCTTTCCCCCATAAAATCATTAATTTACATCCGAGTTTATTACCGAGTTTTCCGGGGATTAGAGGAGTAGAACAGGCATTAGAAGCTCAAGTAAAAATTACAGGCTGTAGTGTTCATTTAGTCGAGTTAGAAGTCGATAGGGGCCCAATTTTGATGCAAGCCGCGGTTCCGATTTTACCTGATGATACTCCCGAAACTTTACACGCTCGAATTCAAATTCAAGAGCATAAAATTTTGATTGGGGCGATTTCTTTGGTGAGTCAGTGGCAAAATGCGATAAATTAA
- a CDS encoding cobalamin biosynthesis protein CobW, protein MSAKIPVTVITGFLGSGKTTTIRHLLQNNHGRRIAVLVNEFGEVGIDGELIRSCQVCDDETEEVNLVELTNGCLCCTVQEEFFPAMQALLKRRDKIDHIVIETSGLALPKPLIQAFRWPEIRTGATVDGVITVVDCEALANGTLVGDIQAVEAQRQADPNLDHETPIEELFEDQLACADLVLLTKTDHVDRDHQHKVETWLKQELRAGVKIVPCQQGNIHPDVILGFNAAVEDNLEARPSHHDAEEEHDHDDNINSVPVILTQDFEPEDLIQRLKTMVKQQEIYRIKGFVSVPNKPMRLVLQGVGDRIETFYDRLWKPTESRQTQLVFIGKNLQISEIKNAVQGSC, encoded by the coding sequence ATGTCTGCCAAAATTCCCGTTACAGTGATTACTGGATTTTTAGGAAGTGGAAAAACCACCACAATTCGTCATTTATTACAAAATAATCATGGGCGAAGGATTGCCGTTTTAGTCAATGAATTTGGAGAAGTTGGAATTGATGGTGAATTAATTCGATCCTGTCAAGTTTGTGACGATGAAACCGAAGAAGTGAACCTCGTAGAACTGACTAATGGTTGTTTATGTTGTACGGTGCAGGAAGAATTTTTCCCCGCCATGCAAGCCCTACTCAAACGACGGGATAAAATCGATCATATTGTGATTGAAACCTCTGGGTTAGCATTACCTAAACCCCTAATTCAAGCCTTTCGCTGGCCGGAAATTCGCACGGGGGCAACGGTAGATGGTGTGATAACTGTAGTAGACTGTGAAGCCTTGGCTAATGGTACTTTAGTTGGGGATATTCAGGCCGTAGAAGCCCAACGTCAAGCCGATCCGAATTTAGATCATGAAACCCCAATTGAAGAATTATTTGAAGATCAATTAGCCTGTGCGGATTTAGTTTTATTAACCAAAACCGATCATGTTGATCGAGATCATCAACATAAAGTTGAAACCTGGTTAAAACAGGAATTGCGAGCAGGAGTTAAAATTGTTCCTTGTCAACAGGGAAATATTCATCCCGATGTAATTTTAGGGTTTAATGCGGCGGTTGAAGATAATTTAGAAGCCCGTCCCAGTCATCATGACGCCGAAGAAGAACACGACCATGATGATAATATTAATTCAGTTCCGGTGATTTTAACCCAAGATTTTGAACCAGAAGATTTAATTCAACGGTTAAAAACCATGGTGAAACAACAGGAAATTTACCGAATTAAAGGGTTTGTTTCAGTTCCAAATAAACCAATGCGGTTAGTATTACAGGGAGTTGGTGATCGAATTGAAACCTTTTATGATCGTCTCTGGAAACCCACCGAGTCCCGTCAAACCCAGTTAGTTTTTATTGGTAAAAACTTACAAATCTCTGAAATAAAAAATGCCGTCCAGGGATCTTGTTGA
- the cynS gene encoding cyanate lyase gives MAISEITEKLLSAKKSKGVTFSDLEQLLGRDEVWIAAVIYRQASASYEEAKKLVEALGLSTEYIELLTDYPVKGSLDPMIPTDPLIYRFYEIMQVYGMPLKSVIHEKFGDGIMSAIDFTLDVDKIEDPNGDRVKITMSGKFLSYKKW, from the coding sequence ATGGCTATTTCAGAAATTACAGAAAAGTTATTATCGGCTAAAAAATCTAAAGGAGTCACCTTTTCAGATTTAGAGCAACTGCTGGGGCGCGATGAAGTTTGGATTGCTGCGGTTATTTATCGACAAGCGAGTGCTTCCTATGAGGAAGCCAAAAAATTAGTTGAAGCCCTAGGTTTAAGCACAGAATATATTGAACTCTTAACCGATTATCCCGTCAAAGGATCACTTGATCCCATGATTCCAACCGATCCCTTAATCTATAGATTTTATGAAATTATGCAGGTCTATGGAATGCCTCTTAAAAGCGTAATTCATGAAAAATTTGGCGACGGAATTATGAGTGCGATTGATTTTACCTTAGATGTGGATAAAATCGAAGACCCCAATGGCGATCGCGTTAAAATTACGATGTCTGGAAAATTCCTTTCCTATAAAAAATGGTAA
- a CDS encoding pentapeptide repeat-containing protein: MDEETLLEQYRAGQKNFKGLNLRSAELSRADLIGANLSGADLQDSNFVLAYLNGANFSRANLRGVRFNGAILNKANLSSANLNDAEFHGTNLQGADFRKANLALATLLDANLIQADLRGANLQGADLRGACLRGANLRYEPRIYESVNLRGADLRGTDLQGVNLTGADLTRANLSGANLTETVLKGAILSQANLSQANLQSAFLTEANLTEANLIGANLKKVKLERAILIDAQLPGVELCDAILPDAQLSNANLSNANLSRANLVRVDLTRTNMNGANFTQADLTDASVARTNLRNANLSYTYLTRVEISSANTAGAILHGAMMPNGEIHD, translated from the coding sequence ATGGATGAGGAAACACTACTCGAACAGTATCGAGCCGGACAAAAAAATTTTAAAGGGCTTAATTTAAGGAGTGCTGAACTAAGTCGTGCGGACTTAATTGGTGCTAATTTAAGTGGTGCAGATTTGCAAGACTCTAACTTTGTTTTAGCCTATTTGAATGGGGCTAATTTTTCCCGGGCTAATCTGAGGGGAGTTAGGTTTAATGGCGCTATTTTAAATAAAGCCAATTTAAGTAGTGCTAACCTGAATGATGCCGAATTTCATGGCACAAATTTACAAGGAGCAGATTTTCGGAAAGCCAATTTAGCCTTAGCAACCTTATTAGATGCGAACCTGATTCAAGCGGATTTAAGAGGGGCAAATTTACAAGGGGCTGACCTGAGAGGAGCCTGTTTACGGGGGGCTAATCTGCGCTATGAACCCAGAATTTATGAAAGCGTGAATTTGCGCGGGGCTGATTTACGAGGAACCGATTTACAAGGGGTAAATTTGACCGGGGCTGATTTAACTCGGGCGAATTTAAGCGGAGCTAATTTAACAGAAACCGTCTTAAAAGGAGCAATTTTAAGTCAAGCGAACTTAAGTCAAGCCAACTTACAATCTGCATTTTTAACCGAAGCAAATCTCACCGAAGCTAACTTAATTGGAGCGAATTTAAAAAAAGTTAAATTAGAACGGGCGATTTTAATTGATGCTCAATTACCCGGGGTAGAATTGTGTGATGCCATTCTCCCCGACGCTCAACTGAGTAATGCTAATTTAAGTAATGCCAATTTGAGTCGAGCCAATTTAGTTCGTGTCGATTTAACCCGAACTAATATGAATGGAGCCAATTTCACTCAAGCGGATTTAACCGATGCTTCCGTTGCTCGAACTAATTTAAGAAATGCGAATTTAAGTTATACCTATTTAACTCGCGTAGAAATTAGTAGTGCTAATACCGCCGGAGCAATTTTGCATGGTGCAATGATGCCTAATGGTGAAATTCATGACTAA
- a CDS encoding HupE/UreJ protein — protein sequence MVFKMLKSFQNFSLQNSTRILVLGVSLLLILMAQPAEAHHAFGGKSPENLFQGFLAGLAHPIIGIDHLAFVIAVGLIAAGIVGGSWIIMAFLLTAMLGTGIHLMSLNLPIPEIAIALSVMTIGILLVLKKQLPLAVLISLASVAGLFHGYAYGESIMGAEMTPLISYLVGFTAIQLMIAGATMKLTQSFKETLENSQFSLIKYSGFAVLAVGVVALSSAIIS from the coding sequence ATGGTGTTTAAAATGTTAAAGTCTTTTCAAAATTTTTCGCTACAAAATAGCACTCGCATCTTGGTTTTAGGGGTGAGTTTATTATTAATCCTAATGGCGCAACCCGCAGAGGCTCATCATGCCTTTGGAGGGAAAAGCCCGGAAAACTTGTTTCAAGGATTTCTAGCCGGACTTGCTCACCCAATTATTGGAATTGATCATTTAGCTTTTGTGATTGCCGTTGGTTTAATTGCAGCCGGAATTGTGGGCGGTAGTTGGATAATTATGGCTTTTCTATTAACCGCAATGTTGGGAACCGGAATTCATTTAATGAGTTTAAATTTACCCATTCCTGAAATTGCGATCGCCCTTTCTGTGATGACAATTGGGATTTTATTAGTTCTCAAAAAACAGTTACCCCTAGCAGTATTAATTAGTTTAGCTAGTGTAGCGGGTTTGTTTCACGGTTATGCCTACGGAGAATCAATTATGGGAGCCGAAATGACCCCCTTAATCTCCTATTTAGTTGGGTTTACAGCCATTCAATTAATGATTGCTGGAGCCACAATGAAACTAACTCAATCCTTTAAAGAAACCTTAGAAAATAGCCAATTTTCCCTAATCAAATATTCGGGTTTTGCCGTTTTAGCTGTTGGTGTAGTAGCTTTATCTTCCGCCATTATTAGCTAG